Genomic segment of Xenopus laevis strain J_2021 chromosome 4S, Xenopus_laevis_v10.1, whole genome shotgun sequence:
TATTCTGATTACTACCAGATACTCTGATTATTACTGGATACTCTGATTATTACCAAATACTCTGATTACTACCAGATACTCTGATTATTACTGGAGACTCTGATTATTACTGGAGACTCTGATTATTACTGGATACTCTGATTATTACTGGAGACTCTGATTATTACTGGAGACTCTGATTATTACTGGATACTCTGATTATTACTGGATACTCTGATTATTACTGGAGACTCTGAACATTACTGGAGACTCTGATTATTACCGGATACTCTGATTATTACTGGATACTCTGATTATTACTGGATACTCTGATTATTACTGGAGACTCTGATTATTACTGGATACTCTGATTATTACTGGAGACTCTGATTATTACTGGAGACTCTGATTATTACTGGATACTCTGATTATTACTGGATACTCTGATTATTACTGGAGACTCTGATTATTACTGGAGACTCTGATTATTACTGGATACTCTGATTATTACTGGAGACTCTGATTATTACTGGATACTCTGATTATTACTGGAGACTCTGATTATTACTGGAGACTCTGATTATtagctgtggcttagcttcatgtggtttttaatagcaccccatacccacccctatatactaatggtggtcctatgcttttaaatatgggcgttggtttgggcaatctctctctcttaaaagccttaactggcgggggaggatctaggctccagagtgaaaccaatgttccacaaacactgaatacaggtaatgctattatgcagagaatggtctttttatattatgacctgagaataaacaagttagggaccgccatatggggtttaccttgacgtggtatggtggcttttcaactttatgatcataactttgtaactaaaaaacccctgtttttgtaaacacatgcacttgtatttatactgaattacttatgagacaggggcccagggaagtgcattgtaagtagcacttccattatacttaaatatactttgatttagccttaggagtgcttccacaaccccccaattatTACCGGATACTCTGATTATTACTGGATACTCTGATTATTACTGGATACTCTGATTATTACTGGAGACTCTGATTATTACTGGAGACTCTGATTATTACTGGAGACTCTGATTATAACTGGAGACTCTGATTATTACTGGATACTCTGATTATTACCAGATACTCTGATTATTACCGAATATTCTGATTACTACCAGATACTCTGATTATTACTGGATACTCTGATTATTACTGGAGACTCTGATTATTACTGGAGACTCTGATTATTACTGGAGACTCTGATTATAACTGGAGACTCTGATTATTACTGGATACTCTGATTATTACCAGATACTCTGATTATTACCGAATATTCTGATTACTACCAGATACTCTGATTATTACTGGATACTCTGATTATTACTGGAGACTCTGATTATTACTGGAGACTCTGATTATTACTGGATACTCTGATTATTACTGGATACTCTGATTATTACTGGAGACTCTGATTATTACTGGAGACTCTGATTATTACTGGAGACTCTGATTATTACTGGAGACTCTGATTATAACTGGAGACTCTGATTATTACTGGATACTCTGATTATTACCAGATACTCTGATTATTACCAGATACTCTGATTATTACCGAATATTCTGATTACTACCAGATACTCTGATTATTACTGGATACTCTGATTATTACCGAATACTCTGATTACTACCAGATACTCTGATTATTACTGGATACTCTGATTATTACCAGATACTCAGATTATTACTGGATACTCTGATTATTACTGGATACTCTGATTATTACTGCATACTCTAATTACTACCAGATACTCTGATTATTACTGGAGACTCTGATTATTACTGGAGACTCTGATTATTACTGGAGACTCTGATTATTACTGACATGACTTTATATGAAGGGACAGGTGACATTACTTGGTACAAAACTGCTCCCCAATATGTGCAATTTATATTCCCACTTCTGATTGGCGGAATTGTACCCAATGGACCCCCCCCTACATTCCCCTGACAATCTGATTGGTGCATCGCTGGACAGGCCAATAGATCAGGTTGTTCACATTTCAAGAGCTGAGACTCAGGAGCTGACACTTCACTGCACCAGAAATAAAAGGATAATGAACAGAATGTCTGATGAATGTCAGTGAGTTCAGCCCCAGTGTGAGGGCAGTATAGCAAGTGCAGGAGGAAGAAACATCTCCACTTTCCCAGTTTATTTCCCTATTTCATAAGCTTCACCCACATTCCAAGTCAGACTGTAGCAATGGGCCCCcagggctgcaaaatgaagggccccTCTCGACCTCCAAACTTGCCCCACGTGCACACAACAGCTGATCGGCCAATCAGAGGAGTAGGTCTGAGCCATCACCATCACGGCCCACTGGTTTTTTCctagtgtcccaccggcccagtccgaccccacATGAACATTCAGCTCTAGGGCCACTAATGACATCACTGAAGGGCCACAGGCCGAACATCCGACAGTCTGGAGTGAAAAGATTTGGCTCCTGGTCCTGTCGTCTCTGAAGCAAATTATAGGCCCTGGTCTGGGAATTAATGGGAATTAATGTCAATTGGAGGGGCTGCAGGGGGAGTTCAGACTTGCCTCCAGTCCTTGTGAGactctagtgcagggatccccaaccttttgaacccgtgagcaacattcagaagaaaaaggagttggggagcaacactagcatgaaaaatgttcttggggtgccaaataagtgctgtgattggccatttggtagccggtatgtggattgtcaacctacattgaggctcttattggcagtgcacctggtttttatacaaccaaaacttgcctccaagcctggaatttaaaaataagctcctgctttgaggccactgggagcaacatccaagggtttggggagcaacatgttgctcacgagctactggttggggatcactgctctagtgggACAAACAGAACAGCAGTGAAATCTGTGCAGGAAAGAAATACAGGAGCCTCCTGCCCTCCCTACTCACCACTCAGGGACAGCAGGGGGGCCGATCCAAGTGCAGCTCTGTGGGGCCCCCCGGCATTTATAAGGCTCAGTCTTGCTCTGGTTATGGACTTGTTCTATAAAAGGAATTGCTTTCCTGTCTGGctattgtatatttattagggatgcgctgaatccactattcggccgaacccccgaatcctttgcaaaagattcgcctggataccgaaccgaatttgaattctaatttgcatatgcaacttagtggtgggaaggggaaacatttttttacttatttgttttgtgacaaaaagtcacgcgatttccctccctgcccctaatctgCATAAGTAAatgaggattcagatttggtttggccggccgaatccaaatcctgctgcaaaaggccaaatcctgaaccgaaatctgaaccaaatcctgcattcagtgcatccctaatatatatttatttatatatatatatacatatattaaagggatcctgtcatcggaaaacatgttttttttcaaaacacatcagttaataatgctgctccagcagaattctgcactgaaatccatttctcaaaagagcaaacagatttttttatattcaattttgaaatctgacatggggctagacattttgtcaatttcccagctgcccctggtcatgtgacttgtgcctgcactttaggagagaaatgctttctggcaggctgctgtttttccttctcaatgtaactgaatgtgtctcagtgagacatgggtttttactattgggtgttgttcttagatctaccaggcagctgttatcttgtgttagggagctgctatctggttaccttcccattgttcttttgtttggctgctgggggggaaagggagggggtgatatcactccaacttgcagtacagcagtaaagagtgattgaagtttatcagagcacaagtcacatgacttggggcagctgggaaactgacaaaatttctagccccatgtcagatttcaaaattgaatataaaaaaaatctgtttgctcttttgagaaatggatttcagtgcagaattctgctggagcagcactattaaccgattcattttgaaaaaaaatgttttttcccatgacagtatccctttaaagagacagtacttggtaaatgttgatattcgaattttcaattgttttcaaattcaaatccaaattcaaattgaattttgactattccctaatcgaagtacacaaaaaatatcttgaaattagatttttttttttaaattcgaattttcacttccacccttcataaatctgccccttaggggcagatttatcaagggtcgaaattcaaaatgaaaaaaactttgaaattaaaattcaaaaagaccaaccgaaattaaattgaagttttttttttggccgaataggtctctTTTCGATCGAAtgagtaatagcgcattcgaatcgtacgatttgaagtttttccaaaaccccccccccaattttctaccaattgactccaaataggtcattggaggtcccccataggcttaaacagcaatttggcaggttttagatggcaaatggttaaagtcaaatttttaaagagacagtacatgataaatttcaaatttactgactattccctagtcgaagaacacaaatattagcttgaaattcgaatttttcataattcgaatttttacttcgacccttgataaatctgccccttagaggcatatttatcaagggtcgaattccgaatttgaaaaactttgaaatttgaattcaaaaagaccaaccgaaattaagttcaagtttttgttttttggccgaataggtcagttttcaatcaaatcgGTCAGTTGTCGGCCAAATTCAAATGATACAAATGGAAGTAATAACGTAAtcgatctaattcaaatcaaagtttttcccaaaaatttccaccaattgaccccaaataggttctacgaggtcccccataggctaaaacagcaatccggcagttattagatggcaaatggtcgaagttttaaaaagacagtacatgataaattttaatattcaaatttttttcaaattcgaatccaatttggactattccctagacgaggtacacaaaaattgtttgaaattcgaatttttttaattcgaaaattcacagaAACAAAAGCAGTTACAGCCAATgtgcagcaggtggcgctgtgtcTGTTTATCTGATCAACATGCGGCGCTGTGTCTGCTCTAACAATACAATgtacagcaggtggcgctgtgatTTACTGGAATAAGTTCCGTTCCTTcatatgaacagcaggtggcgctgtgacatagTAGCATAAGTTCAGCTCAtttaaatgaacagcaggtggcgctgtgacagaGCACAATAAgtacagcaggtggcgctgcgcTCCCTCCTTGAGTTGGATCAAATCAGCGGCTAAAACTGCTTATGACACTCTCAGAAACACATCCACTTACACGGAGTGAGCGCAGTTCCATTTCTCGCCCATTACTCAGCAGCATATGCAGTTGCCTCGGATGTCCAGTAGGTGGCGATGTGGCCCATTCGTTTGAGCGCAGTAGTGAGTGCAGTTCCGCCTCTTGTGCAGCAGGTGGCGATAGCTGTGTGTACATTGCGCGCATTAATATCGGCTCTACTGCAGGGGGCGCTGCTCATAACTCCGCGGTGAGCGCATGCGCTATCTCTAGACGGCAGCCCTGCTTCTCACAGATTGTTTCCGGTTAGGACAGGCGGAGGTGACGTACAGTGTCCATCCCGAGCCGGTATTCTTTCTCTGTCTCCGCTGCTGCTGCCGCTGTCGGTGCCGAGATGCCGCTGGAGAACCTGGATGAGGAGGGGCTGCCCAAGAACCCGGATCTCCGCATCGCGCAGCTCAAGTTCCTGCTGAGTCTCCCCGAGCACCGCCGGGATGTGCCGCTCCGCACTGAACTCATGGAGGCGGTGACTGTGAATAGTGAGCAGCGCGGGGGTCGGGCGGGGGGTAGGGCAGAGGCAGTGGGGTCGGGAAGGGACTGGGGAGCGAGGGACCGGGTCAGCCAGAGATCTGCACTGTCACTGGGCCTGATACTGCCGGGGAGATCCCATTACTCAGCACaaagctcctcctcctcctcctgtcactgagctcccagcatcccctgcgcTCCAGCTGATTATTGggcagagggtgctgggagttgtagtgtctGGTCTCAGCTGCTGCACAAACTCTTCTCTTGGGCTGATGTTTAATCTCTGCTCAGCGCTGGGGAATATGGTAGAGAAATAATAATCCAGTAGAAATGTCACGTGACTCCAAAccacaactccccccccccagctcctcAGGGACAATTGtacctcttattattattattattattattattattatatgacccccttattattattatgagccCCTTAATATTATTATGAGCCCCTTATTATTATATGAGccccttattattattagatgagccccttattattattattattattattatatgcgccccttattattattatatgcgccccttattattattatatgagccCATTATTATATGTGCCCAGGGGGAAACATCACACTGCtcaatactgggggggggggggtgttggaatttgctcaaacccccccccccgcccattCTCTGTCTACTGCCCCCCTGCTGTgtctgaactacagctcccaggatcccctgcctgaaccttgttccattacaactcccagcattagtAGAACCCTTGGCTCTTGCAGTTTAACACGCGGGGGACCCAATTCATGTCATTGTGACACGTTATATGTCGGGGTGCAGCCGTGTGACCAGCATGAGAGGGAAATATCAGGAATGGGGGAGCTTGGGACTGGCTAATTGTTACACTACACTAATGGTTtcctataattagggatgcaccgaattcactattttggatttggccaaaccaccAAATCCtccacgaaagattcggccgaataccgaaccgaatcctaatttgcatatgcaacttaggggtgggaaggggaaaacatgttttacttccttgttttgtgacaaaaagtcacgcaatttccctcccgcccctaatttgcatatgcaaattaggattcggttcggctgggcagaaggattcaaccgaagccgaatcccaaaccgaatcctggattcggtgcatccctaactataaTGATCCTCCTTGTTATGAACATTCCATTGCTCAGGGCTCTGCTCTCTCCCCTCTCAGATATGGCTCCGTATTACGAGGGTCTGTGCAAACATCTGGACTGGACGGTGGACacggagctgctgaataaaatgaagAAAGCCAACGAGGAGGAGCTGAAGAGGCTGGACGATCAGCTGGAAGATGCAGAGAAGAATTTGGGGGAGAGCGAAATCCGGGACGCAATGATGGCCAGAGCCGAGTATTTGTGCAGAATCGGCAACAAGGTCAGCTCCATGTTTGTACAGAGAATCCAAGCAGTGGTTTTAAtggaatcctgtcatcggaaaacatgtttttttcaaaacgcatcagttaatagtgttactccagcagaattctgcactgaaatccatttctcaaaagagcaaacagatttttttatattcaattttgaaatctgacatggggctagacatattgtcaatttcccagctgcccctggtcatgtgacttgtgcctgcactttaggagagaaatgctttctggcaggctgctgtttttccttctcaatgtaactgaatgtgtctcagtgggacctggattttactattgagtgttgttcttagatctaccaggcagctgttatcttgtgttagggagctgctatctggttaccttcccattgttcttttgtttggctactgggggggggagggtgatatcacttcaaattgcagtacagcagattgaatgtgattgaagtttatcagagcacaagtcacatgactttggggcagctgggaaattgataaaatgtctagccccatgtcagatttcaaaattgaatataaaaaaatcttgttttctcttttgagaaatggatttcagtgcagaattctgctggagcagcactattaactgattcattttgaaaaaaacatgttttcccatgacagtatccctttaaagataatgaGCAGAAATTGAATGGAATCTGTAACATTATATTTAGCTGCAGCACTTAATACTTATTATGAATAATAAGGGTCCCTGCTGGGTGTATAATCAgtgcattgtgacatcacaacgTGCCAGTTATATTTATCATTAGCCAGCACAGGGGATTTACCGCTGGCTTCTCATTGGCTATTATTTCAGGATGGGGCCCTCACTGCCTTTCGGAAGACTTATGATAAGACTGTGGCCCTTGGGCACCGCTTGGATATTGTGTTTTACCTCCTGAGGATCGGCCTGTTCTATATGGACAACGATCTCATCACCCGAAACACAGAGAAAGCCAGAAGGTGAGTGAGTTTGTGCCCCCCCCCATGTGTGACATCATTTCTCCTCTCAAATATTTTACTCAATTGATTCAGATTTTGGGACTTATTTTTTTTGTCTCCTCCAAAGTCTCATAGAGGAAGGCGGAGACTGGGACCGGCGGAATCGTTTGAAGGTGTATCAGGGCCTGTACTGTGTGGCCATCAGAGACTTCAAGCAAGCGGCCGACCTCTTCCTGGACACGGTCTCCACATTCACATCGTATGAACTGATGGACTACAAAACCTTCGTCACTTACACCGTGTATGTCAGTATGATTGCCCTCGACCGGCCAGACCTCAGAGAGAAGGTACGAGCTCAACTGTCAGTTTGGGGCAAGTTG
This window contains:
- the psmd6.S gene encoding proteasome 26S subunit, non-ATPase 6 S homeolog (The RefSeq protein has 1 substitution compared to this genomic sequence), with the translated sequence MPLENLDEEGLPKNPDLRIAQLKFLLSLPEHRRDVPLRTELMEAVTVNNMAPYYEGLCKHLDWTVDTELLNKMKKANEEELKRLDDQLEDAEKNLGESEIRDAMMARAEYLCRIGNKDGALTAFRKTYDKTVALGHRLDIVFYLLRIGLFYMDNDLITRNTEKARSLIEEGGDWDRRNRLKVYQGLYCVAIRDFKQAADLFLDTVSTFTSYELMDYKTFVTYTVYVSMIALDRPDLREKVIKGAEILEVLHSLPTVRQYLFSLYECRYSVFFQSLAAVEQELKKDWLFASHYRYYVREMRIQAYGQLLESYRSLTLGHMAEAFGVGVEFIDQELSRFIAAGRLHCKIDKVNEIVETNRPDSKNWQYQETIKKGDLLLNRVQKLSRVINM